A single genomic interval of Lactococcus sp. S-13 harbors:
- a CDS encoding carbohydrate ABC transporter permease gives MRKKDLFKNGNGFLIIPVLLITVLVFIPMIFALITSFQSGLPLDMKFSGIDNYKRMLSDQLFRKAFVNTFTYLIIQVPVMLFLALIISNFLNDKRLKFKGLFRTAIFLPCITSMVSYSLIMKSLFSQSGVINNLLTHLGFHPIAWLTDPFWAKVLIIIAITWRWTGYNMIFFLSGMQNINPEIYEAASIDGATKWQQLIKVTIPNLKPIILFTSITSTIGTLQLFDEVMNITNGGPANATSTLSQYIYNLSYRYTPDFGYAAAISFVIVFFIVVLSIIQTKVGGDR, from the coding sequence ATGAGAAAAAAAGATTTATTTAAAAATGGGAATGGCTTTCTCATTATTCCAGTACTTCTTATCACAGTTCTGGTGTTTATTCCAATGATTTTTGCATTGATTACATCTTTTCAATCAGGCTTGCCACTTGATATGAAATTCAGCGGCATAGATAATTATAAAAGGATGTTAAGCGATCAACTTTTTAGGAAAGCCTTTGTCAATACATTTACGTATTTGATTATTCAAGTGCCAGTAATGTTGTTTTTGGCCTTAATTATTTCCAACTTCTTGAATGATAAAAGGTTAAAGTTTAAGGGACTATTTAGAACGGCGATTTTCTTACCTTGTATCACTTCTATGGTTAGCTATTCGTTGATTATGAAGAGTTTGTTTTCTCAGTCTGGAGTTATAAATAATTTACTGACTCATTTGGGCTTTCATCCTATTGCTTGGTTAACAGATCCATTTTGGGCAAAAGTTTTGATTATCATCGCTATTACATGGCGCTGGACAGGATATAATATGATATTCTTCCTTTCTGGAATGCAAAATATTAATCCTGAAATTTATGAAGCAGCCTCAATTGATGGTGCAACAAAGTGGCAACAACTGATTAAAGTAACTATTCCAAATTTGAAGCCAATCATTTTGTTTACATCAATCACTTCAACAATAGGAACGCTTCAACTTTTTGATGAAGTTATGAATATAACAAATGGTGGTCCAGCTAATGCGACATCAACACTATCACAATACATCTACAACCTAAGCTATCGGTATACTCCGGACTTTGGTTACGCAGCAGCAATTTCCTTCGTGATTGTATTCTTTATTGTGGTACTCTCAATTATCCAAACTAAAGTAGGAGGAGATCGATAA
- the mgrA gene encoding L-glyceraldehyde 3-phosphate reductase, translated as MTYIPNPNRYDQMIYRPAGRSGLLLPAISLGLWHNFGSVDDFENARQMIRTAFDLGITHFDLANNYGPEPGSAELNFGRILREDFKGLRDELIISTKAGYVMWPGPYGNWGSRKSLLASLDQSLSRLGLDYVDIFYSHRPDSNTPIEETMGALKTALDSGKALYVGLSNYSAEQTQAAVLAADKLGFKLLIHQPRYSMLDRWIEEDLQDVLTTNGIGSIAFKPLAQGLLTEKYLHGIPENSRMRDPHYATLHDESLTPEMLERLYGLQDLAKKRGQSLAQLALSWVLREDTARNLAPVTSALIGASRPQQIIENVAALQRLDFSADELEKIENLLK; from the coding sequence ATGACTTATATTCCAAATCCTAATCGCTATGACCAAATGATTTACCGTCCTGCTGGGCGTTCTGGCTTGCTTTTGCCTGCTATTTCGCTGGGGCTTTGGCATAATTTTGGATCGGTTGATGATTTTGAAAATGCGCGCCAGATGATTCGTACGGCTTTTGATTTGGGAATTACCCATTTTGATTTGGCCAATAATTATGGGCCTGAACCTGGCTCTGCTGAGCTGAATTTTGGTCGGATTTTACGGGAAGATTTCAAGGGACTGCGCGATGAGCTTATTATTTCCACTAAAGCGGGTTACGTGATGTGGCCTGGCCCTTATGGAAATTGGGGAAGTCGCAAGAGTCTCTTAGCCAGTCTTGACCAATCTTTGAGCCGTTTGGGACTTGATTATGTGGACATTTTTTATTCGCATCGCCCTGATTCCAACACACCGATTGAGGAGACGATGGGAGCGCTAAAGACGGCGCTAGATAGCGGGAAAGCACTCTATGTCGGGCTTTCTAATTATTCGGCTGAGCAAACGCAGGCGGCAGTTTTGGCGGCTGACAAATTGGGCTTCAAGCTTTTGATTCATCAGCCTCGCTACTCCATGTTAGACCGTTGGATTGAGGAGGATTTGCAAGATGTTTTGACGACAAATGGAATAGGTTCGATTGCCTTTAAACCTTTGGCTCAGGGGCTCTTGACCGAGAAATATCTGCATGGGATTCCTGAAAATTCACGAATGCGTGATCCCCACTATGCGACTTTACACGATGAAAGTTTGACGCCTGAGATGTTGGAGCGACTATATGGTCTGCAAGATTTGGCGAAAAAACGCGGGCAATCTTTGGCGCAATTGGCACTTTCTTGGGTGTTGCGCGAGGATACTGCACGAAATCTGGCACCTGTCACCTCAGCTTTGATTGGTGCAAGCCGTCCGCAACAAATCATTGAAAATGTAGCCGCTCTTCAAAGACTTGATTTTTCAGCTGACGAATTGGAAAAAATTGAAAATTTATTAAAATAA
- a CDS encoding peptidase U32 family protein has product MSITKTRPEVLAPAGTLEKLKVAIDYGADAVYIGGQAYGLRSRAGNFTFEEMAEGVAYASSHNAKVYVAANMVTHEGNEKGAGEWFRTLRDLGISAVIVSDPALIAICAAEAPGLPVHLSTQASATNYETLEFWKNLGLERVVLAREVSMEELREIRAHTDVEIEAFVHGAMCISYSGRCVLSNYMSMRDANRGGCSQSCRWKYDLYDLPFGERKSVNGEVTEEFSMSAVDMSMIEHIPDMIENGVNSLKIEGRMKSIHYVSTVANVYKAAIDAYWESPERFEEIKPRLVDELWKVAQRELDTGFYYGLPDENKQLFGARRKIPEYKFVGEVVDFDETTMVATIRQRNVITEGDQIEFYGPGFRHVDTVVTNLRLAETDEHIDRAPNPMTLLHIDVPFAVKAGDMIRKNGSGLINLYDQKTGVAKTVRA; this is encoded by the coding sequence ATGTCAATCACAAAAACACGCCCAGAGGTGCTGGCACCTGCTGGGACGCTCGAAAAGCTCAAAGTCGCCATCGATTATGGTGCTGATGCGGTCTATATTGGCGGTCAAGCCTATGGTCTGCGCTCGCGGGCGGGTAATTTTACTTTTGAAGAAATGGCTGAGGGTGTGGCTTATGCCTCTAGCCATAACGCTAAGGTTTACGTGGCGGCCAACATGGTCACTCACGAAGGCAATGAAAAAGGGGCGGGCGAATGGTTCCGTACTTTGCGCGATTTAGGTATTTCAGCCGTCATCGTGTCTGACCCTGCGCTTATTGCTATTTGTGCGGCGGAAGCACCGGGTTTACCTGTACATTTGTCCACACAAGCTTCAGCGACGAACTACGAAACATTAGAATTTTGGAAAAATCTTGGTCTTGAACGTGTCGTTTTGGCGCGTGAAGTTTCCATGGAAGAATTGCGCGAAATCCGCGCGCATACGGATGTTGAAATCGAAGCCTTTGTTCATGGTGCCATGTGCATTTCTTACTCTGGACGTTGTGTTTTGTCCAACTATATGAGTATGCGCGATGCCAATCGTGGTGGATGTTCGCAATCTTGTCGCTGGAAATATGATTTGTATGATCTGCCATTTGGTGAACGCAAGTCAGTAAATGGCGAAGTGACTGAAGAATTTTCAATGTCAGCTGTGGATATGTCTATGATTGAGCATATTCCAGATATGATTGAAAATGGGGTGAATTCGCTCAAAATTGAAGGCCGGATGAAATCAATTCACTACGTGTCAACGGTTGCCAATGTTTACAAAGCAGCAATTGATGCTTACTGGGAATCGCCAGAACGTTTTGAAGAAATCAAACCACGCTTGGTTGATGAGCTTTGGAAAGTCGCACAACGTGAGTTGGATACTGGCTTTTACTACGGTTTGCCTGATGAAAATAAACAACTTTTCGGCGCGCGTCGGAAAATTCCTGAATACAAATTTGTCGGCGAAGTGGTTGACTTTGATGAAACGACAATGGTGGCAACAATCCGCCAACGTAATGTCATTACTGAAGGCGACCAAATTGAGTTTTACGGGCCGGGCTTCCGTCATGTGGATACGGTCGTGACCAACTTGCGCTTGGCTGAGACAGACGAGCATATTGACCGTGCGCCAAATCCTATGACCCTCTTGCACATTGACGTGCCATTTGCGGTCAAAGCAGGCGATATGATTCGTAAAAATGGTTCAGGACTGATCAATCTTTATGACCAAAAAACTGGAGTTGCAAAGACTGTTCGGGCCTAA
- a CDS encoding MurR/RpiR family transcriptional regulator, which produces MPKLTNAERYTWETIQENYEKIPNLSISELAEMAHVSLSTINRTVRKKGYEGYGEFRYSIKEKKLPEISGFSEEILVAISKNEEEILKTIGGISAESVEKAVKMIDEAEEIFLFARGLSTSVAQEMMKKLQLWHKRVTIFDEGRTMRYFSDFMKPQSLIIAISLFGATEEILVAIEKAKIKKAKVLALTASEYSPLVESADVSLVGYKSSLEVNFFELDVHSRLPLYVLVRILFDSYQIYKNK; this is translated from the coding sequence ATGCCAAAGCTAACCAATGCGGAACGTTACACATGGGAAACGATTCAAGAAAATTATGAGAAAATCCCTAATCTATCCATTTCAGAGCTAGCAGAAATGGCACACGTTTCACTCTCAACCATCAACCGAACCGTGAGAAAAAAAGGCTACGAAGGCTACGGTGAATTTCGCTATTCCATAAAAGAGAAAAAACTTCCAGAAATCAGTGGTTTTTCTGAAGAAATTTTAGTTGCAATTTCTAAAAATGAAGAAGAAATATTGAAAACGATTGGTGGAATCTCGGCTGAGTCAGTTGAAAAAGCAGTAAAAATGATAGATGAAGCAGAAGAAATATTTTTATTTGCTAGAGGTTTGTCAACGAGCGTAGCCCAAGAAATGATGAAAAAACTCCAACTCTGGCATAAAAGAGTAACCATTTTTGATGAAGGACGAACAATGAGGTACTTTTCAGATTTCATGAAACCTCAAAGCCTGATTATTGCGATTTCCTTGTTTGGAGCAACAGAGGAAATTTTGGTAGCTATTGAAAAAGCAAAAATAAAAAAAGCAAAAGTTTTGGCACTTACAGCTTCCGAATACTCCCCGCTGGTAGAAAGCGCAGATGTATCTTTGGTCGGCTATAAAAGTAGCCTAGAAGTGAATTTCTTCGAATTAGACGTGCACAGCAGACTTCCCTTATATGTCCTAGTACGTATTCTGTTTGATTCTTATCAAATCTATAAAAATAAATAA
- a CDS encoding aldose epimerase family protein, whose protein sequence is MEITTKDFGLGSTLISLTNKNDVTISFTNLGARIVDWQKDGKHLILGFDSAQEYLEKDAYPGATVGRTAGRIKDGLVEISGKTYQLNQNDAPQTLHGGADSMHTKLWNYQVVDLGAKVEVKFSLTSNDGENGYPGQLAMTVTHSFDDENNWRIDYQAVSDKNTVFNPTGHVYFNLNGDASIPVENHTLQLAASRFVPLKDTTEIVRGDIVDLRETDLDFRQPKELSIAVNSEMEQVALVGGIDHPFLLDEVDLDKEQARLSLDDVTVSVKTDQPSIVIFTANFGDLGTIYHGKAEAHHGGITFECQVAPGSQQIPELGDITLKAGEKYQATTIYSLHTK, encoded by the coding sequence ATGGAAATTACAACAAAAGATTTTGGCTTAGGCAGCACGCTTATCAGTCTGACCAATAAAAATGATGTCACAATCTCTTTTACAAACCTCGGTGCCCGCATTGTTGATTGGCAAAAAGATGGGAAACATTTAATTTTAGGTTTTGATTCGGCACAAGAATACCTTGAAAAAGATGCTTATCCAGGAGCAACTGTCGGACGGACAGCGGGTCGGATTAAGGACGGTTTAGTTGAAATTTCAGGAAAAACTTATCAGCTCAATCAAAATGATGCTCCGCAAACCCTTCATGGTGGTGCAGATAGTATGCACACTAAGCTTTGGAACTACCAAGTCGTTGATTTAGGAGCTAAAGTAGAAGTAAAATTCAGCCTAACTTCGAATGACGGTGAAAATGGTTACCCTGGTCAGCTTGCTATGACAGTCACGCACAGTTTTGACGATGAAAATAACTGGCGAATTGACTATCAAGCAGTATCGGACAAGAATACTGTCTTCAACCCAACAGGTCATGTTTATTTCAATCTGAATGGCGATGCCAGCATCCCTGTTGAAAATCATACTTTGCAACTCGCTGCTTCAAGATTTGTCCCCTTGAAAGACACTACAGAAATCGTACGTGGCGATATTGTTGATTTGCGTGAGACCGATTTGGATTTTCGTCAGCCAAAAGAGCTGAGTATAGCAGTAAATTCCGAAATGGAACAAGTTGCTTTAGTCGGCGGCATTGACCACCCCTTCTTGCTTGATGAAGTAGATCTTGATAAAGAACAAGCCCGCTTGAGCCTTGATGATGTTACTGTTTCAGTCAAAACTGATCAACCCTCTATCGTCATTTTCACAGCTAATTTTGGCGACTTGGGTACAATCTATCACGGAAAAGCTGAAGCACATCATGGTGGAATTACTTTTGAATGCCAAGTTGCACCAGGTTCACAACAAATTCCAGAATTGGGTGATATCACACTCAAAGCTGGTGAAAAATATCAAGCTACCACGATTTATAGCTTGCACACAAAATGA
- a CDS encoding DUF3270 family protein has protein sequence MELRNLKDFYEKQEYYNYAETQGREQKNFNRRIAELSFFANIAAFSIFLAFITYALVAIMTSWIAVPVAFFLALVLYIFTKKGIAKMIKFLLK, from the coding sequence ATGGAATTAAGAAATCTCAAAGACTTTTACGAAAAACAAGAATATTACAACTACGCCGAAACACAAGGACGTGAACAAAAAAACTTCAACAGACGCATTGCGGAACTCAGCTTTTTTGCAAATATTGCTGCCTTCTCCATTTTTTTGGCTTTCATCACTTATGCACTCGTAGCAATTATGACAAGTTGGATTGCCGTGCCCGTAGCCTTTTTCTTAGCTCTTGTTCTTTACATTTTTACCAAAAAAGGCATTGCCAAGATGATTAAATTTCTTTTAAAATAA
- a CDS encoding peptidase U32 family protein has protein sequence MITITSTAESVEQAKALLEVGVDRLYIGEKTYGLRVPAALSNDELREITELAHEAGKTVTIAVNGLMHPEMMAKIQPFLDFLVEIKADRIAVGDAGVIFVLQRDKYTLPFTYDASTMVASSRQVNFWANQGAIEAVLARELPKAELEDMAGELQVPGEILVYGATVIHHSKRPLLQNYYNFIKTDETGKDRERNLFVSEPKKADTHYSIFEDEHGTHVFANDDLNMMTELSDLVKMGFDHWKLDGIFTRGENFVAVTKLFVEAKKLIEADEFTELKAFQLDEAVRKLHPEGRTLSHGFYDLDKDAVK, from the coding sequence ATGATTACTATTACTTCTACGGCAGAGAGCGTTGAGCAAGCAAAAGCTTTGCTTGAGGTTGGAGTTGACCGTTTATATATTGGTGAAAAAACTTATGGTTTGCGTGTGCCTGCGGCCCTCAGCAATGATGAACTGCGAGAAATTACAGAATTAGCTCACGAAGCTGGTAAAACGGTAACTATCGCGGTTAATGGGTTGATGCATCCGGAGATGATGGCGAAAATCCAGCCATTTTTAGATTTTTTGGTGGAAATTAAAGCTGACCGAATCGCTGTTGGAGATGCGGGAGTTATTTTTGTACTGCAAAGAGATAAGTATACATTGCCCTTTACTTATGATGCATCAACAATGGTGGCATCAAGTAGACAGGTGAATTTTTGGGCAAATCAGGGCGCGATTGAGGCTGTTCTTGCCAGAGAACTTCCCAAAGCAGAACTTGAGGATATGGCCGGTGAGCTGCAAGTGCCTGGAGAAATTTTGGTTTATGGTGCAACGGTGATTCATCACAGCAAACGTCCATTACTGCAGAATTATTATAATTTTATCAAAACAGATGAAACAGGTAAAGACCGTGAGCGCAATTTATTCGTGTCAGAGCCCAAAAAAGCAGATACGCATTACTCAATTTTTGAGGATGAACATGGAACGCACGTGTTTGCCAATGATGATTTGAACATGATGACGGAGCTTTCAGATTTGGTTAAAATGGGCTTTGACCATTGGAAGCTGGACGGCATTTTCACACGTGGCGAAAATTTTGTGGCGGTGACCAAGCTTTTTGTGGAAGCTAAAAAATTGATTGAAGCGGATGAATTTACCGAGTTGAAAGCTTTCCAACTGGACGAAGCAGTCCGTAAATTACACCCAGAGGGGCGGACTTTGTCACATGGATTCTATGACTTGGATAAAGATGCTGTGAAATAA
- a CDS encoding nicotinamide-nucleotide adenylyltransferase: protein MFTNYLAKSKLSGKKIGVYFGTFAPLHVGHQQQIYKCASLNDGVLLVVSGYDNDRGAQIGLPLEKRFRYLREAFNDEEDVKVAMLAENDLPPMPDGWDEWAQRLFDLIDKNTSDQALEITFYVGEAEYATELTRRFPSADGKRYAVEIADRQDIVLSATQIRQNPQAQWPNINRVFRRHFSKVVTVMGAASTGKSTLVRRLARSINAPFSKEYAQQYAENFNITAAELRMDDFARLITGQYDANSQELNSPANQGIVFLDTDALVTRVYAKLYLPENEFEQLDPLFQKTIADERMDLILVIAPLASQMNPNSQDFHAELLRQLAEFGLMERVVILADEGDLRDQAGYLSRYHHAIDAVHAYTGVKIERLSQ from the coding sequence ATGTTCACAAATTATCTTGCAAAATCAAAATTATCTGGGAAAAAAATTGGCGTTTACTTTGGGACGTTTGCCCCTTTGCACGTCGGACATCAGCAGCAGATTTACAAATGTGCCAGCTTAAATGATGGCGTTTTGTTGGTGGTTTCTGGTTACGACAATGACCGCGGGGCACAGATTGGGCTGCCTTTAGAGAAACGTTTCCGTTATTTGCGCGAAGCTTTTAATGACGAAGAAGACGTCAAAGTCGCCATGCTGGCTGAAAATGACCTTCCGCCAATGCCTGATGGTTGGGACGAATGGGCGCAAAGACTGTTTGATTTGATTGACAAAAACACGAGCGATCAAGCTCTTGAAATTACTTTTTATGTGGGGGAAGCGGAGTACGCCACCGAGTTGACCCGCCGTTTTCCGTCAGCTGATGGCAAACGGTATGCTGTCGAGATCGCTGACCGCCAAGATATCGTGCTTTCAGCCACACAAATTCGGCAGAATCCGCAAGCTCAGTGGCCCAATATCAACCGTGTTTTCCGTAGGCATTTTTCAAAAGTAGTGACAGTCATGGGGGCGGCTTCCACAGGAAAATCAACGCTGGTTCGCCGCTTGGCACGGTCTATCAACGCACCGTTCTCTAAAGAATACGCGCAGCAGTACGCCGAAAATTTCAATATTACCGCTGCTGAATTGCGCATGGATGATTTTGCACGATTGATTACAGGCCAGTACGATGCCAACTCGCAGGAACTCAACTCGCCTGCCAACCAAGGCATTGTTTTTTTGGACACAGATGCTTTGGTGACCAGAGTTTATGCCAAATTATATTTGCCTGAAAATGAATTTGAGCAGTTGGATCCCTTATTTCAAAAAACGATTGCGGATGAACGCATGGATTTGATTTTGGTGATTGCCCCGCTTGCCAGCCAAATGAATCCAAATTCCCAAGACTTTCATGCCGAATTATTGCGCCAACTTGCCGAATTTGGTCTCATGGAGCGCGTCGTTATCCTTGCTGACGAAGGCGATTTGCGCGACCAAGCAGGCTATTTGTCGCGTTATCATCATGCAATTGACGCCGTTCACGCCTACACAGGCGTCAAAATTGAGCGTCTTAGCCAGTAA
- a CDS encoding galactokinase produces the protein MSTVVENSTVLSALTEKFAEVFGDSAEVEYFFSPGRINLIGEHTDYNGGFVFPASITIGTTGLARLRKDSKVKLYSENFPKLGVIEFDLADVEKKDGESWSNYVKGMIIMLRGAGYTLDKGFELLIKGEIPTASGLSSSASLELLVGAVLDDLFKLNVPRLELVQLGQKTENDFIGVNSGILDQFAIGFGEVKKAILLDCNTLKYEMVPCELRDYDIVIMNTNKPRALTESKYNERFAETREALKRMQTKLNIKALGELSNEEFDANTDLIGDETLIKRARHAVYENNRTKVAQKAFVAGDLAQFGQLLNASHESLKNDYEVTGIELDTLAETAQKQHGVLGARMTGAGFGGCAIALVAHDKVADFEKSVGAEYEKVVGYPASFYVAQIGSGATKLNLLN, from the coding sequence ATGTCCACAGTTGTAGAAAATAGTACAGTTTTGTCAGCACTGACAGAAAAATTTGCAGAAGTTTTTGGTGATAGCGCAGAAGTTGAATATTTCTTTAGCCCTGGTCGAATTAACCTCATCGGGGAGCATACAGACTACAATGGCGGTTTTGTTTTCCCAGCTTCAATCACCATTGGGACAACAGGTCTAGCACGTTTGCGCAAGGACTCAAAAGTCAAACTTTACTCAGAAAATTTCCCTAAGTTAGGCGTTATTGAATTTGACCTTGCCGATGTTGAAAAAAAAGATGGAGAGAGCTGGTCAAATTACGTTAAAGGTATGATTATCATGTTGCGTGGTGCAGGTTATACGCTTGATAAAGGATTTGAACTTTTGATTAAAGGAGAAATTCCTACAGCTTCAGGCTTGTCTTCATCAGCTTCACTCGAACTCTTAGTGGGTGCTGTGCTTGATGATTTGTTTAAACTTAATGTTCCACGTTTAGAGTTGGTACAGCTTGGTCAAAAAACTGAAAATGATTTTATAGGTGTTAACTCTGGGATTCTTGACCAATTTGCGATTGGTTTTGGTGAAGTTAAAAAGGCAATCTTGTTGGACTGCAACACTTTGAAATATGAAATGGTTCCTTGCGAACTACGTGACTACGATATTGTTATCATGAACACTAATAAACCACGCGCCTTGACTGAATCTAAGTATAATGAGCGTTTTGCAGAAACCCGTGAAGCTTTGAAACGGATGCAAACTAAGCTGAATATTAAAGCTTTGGGCGAACTTTCTAACGAAGAATTTGATGCCAATACAGATTTGATTGGAGACGAAACTTTGATCAAACGGGCTCGCCATGCAGTCTACGAAAATAACCGTACGAAAGTAGCACAAAAAGCGTTCGTTGCAGGCGATTTGGCTCAATTTGGGCAGTTACTCAATGCTTCACATGAGTCTTTGAAAAATGACTACGAAGTTACTGGTATCGAGTTGGATACGCTGGCTGAGACGGCACAAAAACAACATGGCGTGCTGGGTGCTCGTATGACAGGTGCTGGTTTTGGCGGCTGTGCCATTGCTTTGGTCGCGCACGATAAAGTGGCGGACTTCGAAAAATCTGTAGGTGCTGAGTACGAAAAAGTTGTAGGCTACCCGGCAAGCTTTTACGTTGCTCAAATCGGTTCAGGGGCAACAAAGCTGAATTTATTGAACTAA
- a CDS encoding carbohydrate ABC transporter permease, protein MVKKNYVGSILKYIFLTVISFISIFPFIWMILGMTNTPVDITQGKIKIGSNFIINFQNLFSQANGYDFTRALVNSAIVAVITTALALLFSSMAGYAFEIYRTKKKDYVFNILLLSMMVPFAAQMIPLYRMFSKLNGTFLGIDHFAVIILPAISTAFLIFFFRQNAKAFPKDLVEAARLDGLGEFAIFFKIYMPTAKNTYAAAAIITFMSSWNNYLWPLVALQSPDKRTVPLILSAMGASYTPDYGMIMTGLVIATLPTAVVFFVLQKQFVQGMLGSVK, encoded by the coding sequence ATGGTTAAGAAAAACTACGTGGGGAGTATATTAAAGTATATTTTTCTAACGGTAATATCATTTATTTCAATTTTTCCATTTATTTGGATGATATTAGGAATGACCAATACTCCTGTTGATATTACCCAAGGAAAAATAAAAATTGGCTCAAATTTTATAATCAATTTTCAAAATTTATTTTCTCAGGCAAATGGATATGATTTCACAAGAGCCTTAGTCAATTCAGCGATTGTAGCAGTTATAACAACAGCACTTGCTCTTTTATTCTCTTCCATGGCTGGTTATGCTTTTGAAATCTATCGTACAAAGAAAAAAGATTACGTTTTTAATATTCTACTATTATCGATGATGGTACCATTTGCCGCACAAATGATTCCTCTGTATCGCATGTTTTCAAAACTTAATGGTACATTTTTAGGTATTGACCACTTTGCAGTCATCATTTTACCTGCAATCAGTACAGCCTTCTTGATTTTCTTCTTTAGACAAAATGCCAAAGCATTTCCAAAAGATCTAGTTGAAGCAGCAAGATTAGATGGTTTGGGTGAGTTTGCAATCTTTTTCAAGATTTATATGCCAACTGCTAAAAATACATATGCAGCTGCAGCAATCATTACCTTCATGAGTAGCTGGAATAATTATCTCTGGCCATTAGTTGCCCTGCAATCACCGGATAAGAGGACTGTTCCGCTAATTTTATCAGCTATGGGGGCATCTTATACCCCTGATTACGGTATGATTATGACAGGATTAGTCATTGCAACTTTACCAACTGCCGTTGTGTTCTTTGTTCTACAAAAACAATTTGTACAAGGAATGCTGGGATCAGTTAAGTGA
- a CDS encoding ABC transporter substrate-binding protein — protein sequence MKLGKVIAGVAMATAAVTMLAACGNGSNASSSSKNSKQITVWAWDDTYNVPAVKEAAKIYGGKNVKVISMSQDDIVQKLNTAMASGNTKGLPNIVLIEDYRIQGYLKSYQKDFEPLTSIVDKDNFASYKFAVNSVGKTVYGVPFDSGVTGNFYRTDVLKEAGYSADDMNNLNWDQFIQVAKDVKAKTGKALIAANPSDLGFVRTIMQEAGTWYTGKDGKTVTISDNKPLAYAMNLYATLIKEGLAEKVSDWTGGQKAVQNGSAVSAPTGSWYSSTIQAAKDQDGKWAIAPIPALPASLGGETGKTYASNSGGAGWYVLKSGTSTQTADAKKFLQKTFASNSELMATLATKIGLVSTMKSAVDTKVYQTPSSFYGGQKVMADFSEWTQTIPQVNFGDQTYAIESTMTGALQDVINGQNETTVLKNYQKQVEAQLATAK from the coding sequence ATGAAACTTGGAAAAGTAATTGCTGGGGTAGCTATGGCAACCGCAGCTGTAACGATGTTGGCGGCTTGTGGAAATGGTTCTAACGCATCCAGCTCATCAAAAAATAGTAAACAAATCACAGTCTGGGCTTGGGATGATACCTATAATGTTCCCGCTGTAAAAGAAGCCGCAAAGATTTACGGTGGAAAGAATGTAAAAGTAATCTCAATGTCCCAAGATGATATTGTCCAAAAACTAAATACGGCAATGGCAAGTGGAAATACAAAAGGATTACCAAATATCGTCTTGATTGAAGATTATCGAATCCAAGGCTACCTCAAATCTTATCAAAAAGACTTTGAACCTTTGACAAGTATTGTTGATAAAGACAACTTTGCCTCATACAAATTTGCTGTCAATTCAGTTGGAAAAACAGTTTATGGCGTTCCATTTGACTCAGGCGTTACAGGCAATTTTTATCGTACAGACGTTCTGAAAGAAGCAGGATACTCAGCTGACGATATGAATAATTTGAATTGGGATCAATTTATCCAAGTTGCTAAAGACGTCAAAGCTAAAACAGGAAAGGCTTTAATTGCAGCCAATCCATCTGATTTAGGATTTGTCCGTACAATTATGCAAGAAGCAGGAACATGGTATACAGGAAAAGATGGCAAGACAGTCACAATTTCTGATAACAAACCGCTTGCTTATGCGATGAATCTTTACGCAACTCTGATTAAAGAAGGGTTAGCTGAAAAAGTTTCAGACTGGACAGGTGGACAAAAAGCAGTCCAAAATGGCTCAGCAGTTTCAGCTCCAACAGGCTCTTGGTATTCCTCAACAATCCAAGCAGCCAAAGACCAAGACGGTAAATGGGCAATCGCTCCGATTCCTGCTCTGCCAGCAAGCTTAGGTGGCGAAACTGGCAAAACTTATGCCTCAAATAGTGGAGGTGCTGGTTGGTATGTTTTGAAGAGTGGGACAAGCACTCAAACAGCAGATGCTAAAAAATTCCTTCAAAAAACATTTGCCTCAAACTCAGAACTCATGGCAACTTTAGCAACAAAAATTGGCTTGGTTTCGACCATGAAATCAGCAGTTGATACCAAGGTTTACCAAACTCCTTCATCATTTTACGGTGGACAAAAAGTTATGGCTGATTTTTCTGAATGGACACAAACAATTCCTCAAGTTAACTTTGGTGACCAAACGTATGCTATTGAATCAACAATGACTGGTGCTTTGCAAGATGTAATTAACGGTCAAAATGAAACAACTGTTTTGAAAAACTATCAAAAGCAAGTAGAAGCTCAATTAGCTACTGCTAAATAG